A single genomic interval of Syntrophales bacterium harbors:
- a CDS encoding DUF262 domain-containing protein, whose amino-acid sequence MSETVFKKVDYDLSLLMKYIGLGEIGLPDIQRPFVWRNAKVRDLFDSMYKGYPVGYFLFWENELTDSSRAIGADRKQKPPRLVIVDGQQRLTSLYSVIRNVPVLRENFETEHIKISFNPLEEVFEVTDAAILRDKAFIPDISVLWEDDARITRIIREYLRNLRSNREVSEEEESIIEDRIEKLKGLLSFPFVALELAPDIDEESVSDVFVRINSKGTPLNQADFILTLMSVFWDEGRAELEGFCRESRKPSKKGEASPFNHFIEPSPDQLLRVSVGVAFKRARLKYVYSILRGKDLETEKFSDELREKQFALLKEAQSRVLNLQYWHDFMQCIRQAGFRSSKMISSQNNLLFSYMLYLIGRTEYKVDEFTLRRLIARWFFMSAVTGRFTSSPESAMEFDLARLRDVTTAEGFVKTLGQVCDITLTSDFWTLSLPNDLATSSPRSPSLFAYHAALVLLDARALFSNSKVADLLDPAMRAKKSAVERHHLFPKGYLGKQKITSIRDTNQIANYALVEWGDNITISDQSPADYVPPHERAIQAGDA is encoded by the coding sequence ATGAGTGAAACCGTTTTTAAAAAGGTCGATTATGACTTGAGCTTACTGATGAAGTATATCGGATTAGGGGAAATTGGACTGCCCGACATTCAGCGTCCCTTCGTCTGGAGGAATGCCAAGGTCCGAGATCTGTTTGATTCGATGTATAAGGGCTATCCTGTGGGCTATTTCTTGTTTTGGGAAAACGAACTTACCGATTCTTCTCGAGCCATCGGAGCAGACAGGAAGCAGAAGCCACCCCGTTTGGTCATTGTGGATGGGCAGCAACGGCTGACTTCGCTTTACTCTGTTATAAGGAATGTTCCTGTTCTCAGGGAGAACTTTGAAACTGAACACATAAAGATTTCTTTTAATCCACTGGAAGAAGTGTTCGAGGTAACCGATGCGGCGATACTTCGTGACAAGGCATTTATTCCGGACATATCGGTTTTGTGGGAAGATGATGCGAGGATAACCAGGATTATACGTGAATACTTGAGAAATCTTCGAAGCAACCGGGAAGTCAGTGAAGAAGAAGAATCAATCATTGAAGACCGTATTGAAAAACTGAAGGGGTTGTTGAGTTTTCCTTTTGTTGCCCTCGAACTGGCACCGGATATAGACGAAGAATCGGTGTCTGACGTCTTTGTCCGAATCAACAGCAAAGGAACGCCGCTGAATCAGGCGGACTTTATTCTGACTCTCATGTCTGTGTTTTGGGATGAAGGGCGGGCTGAATTGGAAGGTTTCTGCAGGGAGTCCCGCAAGCCGTCCAAAAAAGGGGAGGCATCACCTTTTAATCACTTTATCGAACCTTCTCCGGACCAGTTGCTCCGTGTATCCGTGGGGGTAGCCTTCAAGCGGGCCCGGTTGAAATATGTCTATTCGATCCTGCGGGGCAAGGACCTGGAGACAGAAAAGTTCAGCGATGAACTCCGGGAAAAGCAATTCGCCCTTCTCAAGGAAGCGCAGAGTCGTGTTCTCAACCTTCAGTATTGGCATGATTTTATGCAATGTATCCGACAGGCCGGATTTCGTAGCAGCAAGATGATCAGCTCACAGAATAACCTGCTGTTCTCATATATGCTCTACTTGATAGGTCGCACCGAGTACAAGGTTGACGAGTTTACCCTCCGCCGGCTGATCGCCCGCTGGTTTTTCATGTCAGCAGTGACGGGCCGTTTTACCAGTTCTCCTGAATCAGCTATGGAGTTCGATCTTGCCCGGTTGCGTGATGTGACTACCGCCGAAGGGTTCGTCAAAACACTGGGCCAGGTATGTGACATCACCCTTACGAGTGATTTCTGGACCCTGTCCCTGCCCAATGATCTGGCAACCTCGTCGCCACGGAGCCCGTCACTTTTTGCCTATCATGCGGCTTTGGTCCTGCTCGATGCACGGGCGTTATTTTCAAACAGCAAGGTGGCGGACCTTCTGGACCCGGCAATGCGAGCCAAGAAGTCTGCCGTGGAGCGTCACCATCTATTCCCCAAGGGCTATTTAGGCAAGCAGAAGATAACCTCCATCCGGGATACCAACCAGATCGCCAATTACGCACTGGTCGAGTGGGGGGACAATATCACCATATCGGACCAGTCGCCCGCTGACTACGTGCCCCCCCATGAAAGAGCGATTCAAGCAGGCGATGCTTGA
- a CDS encoding putative DNA binding domain-containing protein, whose translation MKERFKQAMLERMYRMHALPENWEHMQYQDFLEKRRELIAQVISEGYSTLVTGDAEEGLAEDVLDLSRILMDGESEEVEFKSTLRTNLHTGNKDPRIELAVLKTLAGFLNTNGGTLVVGVADDGSPIGIRADSFENEDKMSQHLVNIIKSRMGVTAMTNLHARFDDHEDNRVLVVKCGKSPTPVFVKDEDRERFYIRTGPATTELAASQTQEYIKQRFR comes from the coding sequence ATGAAAGAGCGATTCAAGCAGGCGATGCTTGAACGAATGTATCGTATGCATGCCCTTCCGGAAAACTGGGAGCATATGCAATATCAGGATTTCCTGGAAAAGCGTCGTGAGCTTATTGCACAGGTCATTTCGGAAGGCTATTCAACTCTCGTTACCGGTGATGCAGAAGAAGGCCTGGCAGAAGACGTACTCGATCTGTCCCGGATCCTGATGGATGGCGAATCCGAGGAAGTGGAATTTAAGTCCACGCTCCGTACGAACCTGCACACCGGGAACAAAGATCCACGCATTGAGTTGGCGGTTCTGAAGACATTGGCCGGATTCTTAAACACCAATGGGGGAACCCTCGTTGTGGGCGTTGCTGATGATGGGAGTCCGATAGGTATTCGAGCGGACAGCTTTGAAAACGAAGATAAAATGAGCCAGCATCTGGTCAATATCATCAAGTCCCGCATGGGTGTTACTGCTATGACAAACTTGCATGCCCGGTTCGATGACCACGAGGACAACCGGGTTCTGGTGGTGAAGTGTGGCAAATCTCCCACGCCAGTGTTTGTGAAGGATGAAGACAGGGAACGCTTTTACATTCGGAC